One window of Rasiella rasia genomic DNA carries:
- a CDS encoding PorT family protein codes for MKIVTISIAVVLWALACSFSIAQEALTKLEILEKSRTEVVNQEKEALKEEVENINKQVEKGIITVEEAANKKQLAAEKRALNIENKVAIIDNKIELVKRNGTANEKGKNIFSIQFGDNEDDESTGEWGLYFSDKPEHKRKYDRRTSSQLVFSFGLNNAIIDGQSLSDSPYKIGGSRYAELGLAWTTRVFKESNFLRFRYGVSFQFNGLKATDNRYFVDTGAQTELQDFGLDLDKSKFRMDNVVVPVHFEIGGSRKIEKEDYFRYNTNKSFKLGVGGYAGLNMSARQKLKFDNGDEKVKQKLKAGYNTNNFIYGLSAYVGYGDISLYAKYDLNTIFKDNTIDQRNVSLGVRWDWD; via the coding sequence ATGAAAATAGTTACAATTAGTATTGCCGTGGTGCTGTGGGCACTAGCATGTAGTTTTAGCATCGCTCAAGAAGCGCTAACTAAGCTAGAGATATTAGAAAAATCTCGTACCGAAGTAGTTAATCAAGAAAAGGAGGCTTTAAAAGAAGAGGTTGAAAATATAAATAAGCAAGTGGAGAAGGGCATCATTACAGTAGAAGAAGCAGCTAACAAAAAGCAGCTTGCAGCAGAAAAGCGAGCCTTGAATATTGAAAATAAGGTGGCTATTATCGATAACAAAATTGAGTTGGTAAAAAGAAATGGTACCGCAAATGAAAAAGGAAAGAATATTTTTTCGATTCAATTTGGAGACAACGAAGACGATGAAAGCACTGGAGAATGGGGGCTATATTTTAGTGATAAGCCAGAGCATAAGCGGAAGTATGATCGCAGAACAAGTTCGCAATTGGTTTTCTCTTTCGGTTTAAACAATGCCATAATTGACGGTCAGTCACTTAGCGACTCTCCCTATAAAATTGGAGGAAGTAGGTATGCCGAATTAGGTTTGGCATGGACAACCCGAGTTTTTAAAGAAAGTAATTTTTTACGTTTTCGATACGGAGTGTCATTTCAATTTAACGGGTTAAAAGCTACAGATAACCGCTATTTTGTTGATACAGGCGCACAAACTGAATTACAGGATTTTGGTCTCGATCTAGATAAGTCGAAGTTTAGAATGGATAATGTAGTAGTGCCAGTACATTTTGAAATTGGTGGCTCACGTAAAATAGAAAAGGAAGACTACTTTAGATATAACACAAATAAGAGTTTTAAACTTGGAGTTGGAGGGTATGCTGGGCTTAACATGAGTGCGCGCCAAAAACTGAAGTTTGATAACGGTGATGAAAAAGTAAAACAAAAATTAAAGGCTGGATACAATACAAATAACTTTATCTATGGTTTAAGTGCCTACGTTGGTTATGGAGATATTTCATTGTATGCTAAATACGATTTAAACACCATTTTTAAGGATAACACAATAGACCAACGTAATGTTTCTCTAGGAGTGCGTTGGGATTGGGATTAG
- a CDS encoding alpha/beta fold hydrolase: MTDQLKSEGKFSYLEIGEGTPIIILHGLMGGLSNFDGVANFFPPKGYKILIPELPIYSMPILKTNVKNFAKYVKEFMDHKGLKDVILLGNSLGGHIGLLCTKLYPEYMKALVITGSSGLYESAMGESYPKRGDRDYIQKKAENVFYDPKVATKEIVDEVYATVNDRQKLIRTLAIAKSAIRHNMGKDLPAMNTPTCIIWGRNDNVTPPEVADEFHDKLPDSDLYWIEKCGHAAMMEHPDQFNELLFAWLQERGF; the protein is encoded by the coding sequence ATGACCGACCAACTTAAATCAGAAGGCAAATTCAGTTACTTAGAAATAGGTGAAGGAACTCCAATCATTATTTTACATGGATTAATGGGAGGGCTCAGCAATTTTGATGGTGTGGCAAATTTCTTTCCACCAAAAGGGTATAAAATTTTGATACCAGAATTACCCATTTACAGCATGCCCATATTAAAGACGAACGTAAAAAACTTTGCCAAGTATGTAAAGGAATTTATGGACCACAAGGGCTTAAAAGATGTAATTTTACTTGGAAATTCACTTGGAGGGCACATCGGTTTACTTTGCACTAAATTGTACCCAGAATACATGAAAGCCTTGGTTATTACTGGGAGCTCTGGATTGTATGAAAGTGCCATGGGAGAAAGCTACCCAAAGCGTGGTGATCGAGATTATATTCAGAAGAAAGCTGAAAATGTTTTCTACGATCCGAAAGTGGCAACCAAAGAAATTGTAGATGAAGTTTATGCTACGGTAAACGATCGGCAAAAACTAATACGTACACTGGCTATCGCTAAAAGTGCTATACGTCATAATATGGGTAAAGATTTACCTGCAATGAACACTCCTACCTGTATTATTTGGGGAAGAAATGACAATGTAACCCCACCAGAAGTTGCCGATGAATTTCACGATAAACTTCCAGATAGCGATCTGTATTGGATTGAAAAATGCGGTCACGCCGCCATGATGGAACACCCAGACCAATTTAATGAATTGTTATTTGCCTGGTTACAAGAAAGAGGGTTTTAA
- the dnaG gene encoding DNA primase, whose protein sequence is MISRTTIDNVFETARVEEVIGDFVHLKKSGSNFKGLSPFSDERTPSFMVSPVKQIWKDFSSGKGGNVVSFLMEHEHFTYPEAIKYLAKKYGVEIEETEQTDEQKEQANERESLYLVSEFAKDYFHKTLLETEQGKAIGKTYFKERGFTDATIKKFSLGYSPDSWSAFTDEALKGGYQLSFLEKTGLTIVKGDKKFDRFKGRVMFPILSMSGRTLGFGGRILTSDKKAAKYLNSPESDIYHKSKVLYGIYHAKQSIAKEDNCYLVEGYTDVIQFHQTGIENVVSSSGTALTPEQIRLINRLSKNITVLFDGDAAGLRASLRGIDLILEQGMNVKICTFPEGEDPDSFAKSHSLEDLTLYLEEQAQDFIAFKASLLAKEAENNPIKKADTIRDMVVSISKIPDAIKQEVYIKECSRIMDISETVLFNTLAQLLQKERRDAGKKTTQQQETMQVIPAEPEKVAKIDVQFELERKIIELLLLYGTLEEEFEDLILETNEEGEISFTPEKSNAKVFEKIYLDLQDDEVEFTNTDFKELYFEIINRLNQQQDLKVETLVNQLEPHKAEAVTDILMQEEKYQLHDWERKEIFVKEKDKSVSQIVSETILNLRRELVAKKISELSSEIEQQTQAAEKENSLQDIVDYLTLKKILSEKLRRVL, encoded by the coding sequence TTGATTTCAAGAACCACCATAGACAATGTATTTGAAACCGCCCGAGTCGAGGAGGTTATTGGGGATTTTGTACACCTAAAAAAATCGGGCTCTAATTTTAAAGGGCTTAGCCCATTTAGTGACGAGCGCACGCCCAGTTTTATGGTGTCGCCAGTAAAACAAATATGGAAAGACTTTAGTAGTGGCAAAGGAGGTAATGTAGTGTCTTTTTTAATGGAGCATGAACATTTTACCTATCCGGAAGCTATTAAATATTTGGCCAAAAAGTATGGTGTAGAGATAGAAGAAACTGAGCAAACAGATGAACAAAAGGAGCAAGCTAACGAGCGAGAAAGTTTGTATTTGGTTAGCGAATTTGCCAAAGACTACTTTCATAAAACACTATTAGAAACAGAACAAGGCAAGGCAATTGGTAAAACGTATTTTAAAGAACGCGGATTTACAGATGCTACTATTAAAAAATTTAGTCTTGGATATTCTCCAGATAGTTGGAGCGCCTTTACAGACGAAGCATTAAAAGGTGGCTATCAATTAAGTTTTCTAGAAAAAACAGGCTTAACGATTGTAAAAGGAGACAAAAAATTTGATCGGTTTAAAGGCCGTGTTATGTTTCCTATTTTAAGTATGAGTGGTCGTACGCTTGGTTTTGGAGGTCGTATTTTAACAAGCGACAAAAAAGCTGCTAAGTATTTAAATTCGCCAGAAAGTGATATTTACCACAAAAGCAAAGTACTTTATGGTATTTATCATGCCAAACAGAGTATTGCCAAAGAAGACAATTGCTATTTGGTAGAAGGATATACAGATGTCATTCAATTTCATCAAACAGGTATTGAAAATGTAGTGTCCTCTTCTGGTACTGCACTCACACCAGAACAGATTAGACTTATAAATAGGCTGAGTAAGAACATAACTGTGTTGTTCGATGGTGATGCTGCAGGTCTACGGGCTTCTTTACGCGGGATAGATTTAATCTTGGAGCAAGGCATGAATGTTAAGATATGCACCTTTCCTGAAGGTGAAGATCCAGATAGTTTTGCAAAATCCCATTCATTAGAAGATCTTACGCTATATCTAGAAGAACAGGCACAAGATTTTATAGCGTTTAAGGCATCGCTATTAGCAAAAGAGGCAGAGAACAATCCTATAAAAAAGGCAGATACCATACGCGATATGGTAGTGAGCATTTCAAAGATTCCAGACGCTATAAAACAAGAAGTATATATAAAGGAGTGTTCGCGAATTATGGATATAAGCGAAACGGTACTCTTTAATACGCTAGCGCAGTTACTTCAGAAAGAACGAAGGGATGCTGGAAAAAAGACAACACAACAACAAGAAACTATGCAGGTTATTCCTGCGGAACCCGAAAAGGTGGCGAAAATTGATGTTCAGTTTGAACTTGAGCGTAAAATTATTGAACTGCTATTGCTGTACGGGACGCTAGAGGAAGAATTTGAAGACCTAATACTAGAAACTAACGAAGAAGGTGAAATTTCCTTTACACCAGAGAAATCGAATGCAAAAGTTTTTGAGAAAATTTATCTAGACCTACAAGATGACGAGGTGGAGTTTACGAATACCGATTTTAAAGAACTCTATTTTGAGATTATCAATAGACTAAATCAACAGCAGGACCTTAAAGTTGAAACTCTTGTCAACCAGTTAGAGCCTCACAAAGCAGAGGCAGTTACCGACATTTTAATGCAAGAAGAGAAATATCAATTACATGATTGGGAGCGAAAAGAGATTTTTGTGAAAGAGAAAGATAAGTCGGTGTCTCAAATTGTAAGTGAAACAATTCTAAACCTGCGTAGAGAGTTAGTAGCAAAAAAGATTTCTGAGCTCTCTTCGGAAATAGAACAACAAACACAAGCTGCCGAAAAAGAAAATAGCCTACAAGATATTGTAGACTATTTAACGCTTAAAAAAATTCTTTCAGAAAAATTAAGAAGGGTGTTATAG
- the gldC gene encoding gliding motility protein GldC, giving the protein MKHHTSEIKIDVALDENKVPEKLHWSAPDGGVNNEESKAVLLSVWDHKAKEALRIDLWTKDMPLDEMQVFFHQTLVAMTDTFKRATGDDKMADTMKDFTDYFAEKLELKK; this is encoded by the coding sequence ATGAAACATCATACTTCAGAAATAAAAATAGACGTAGCGCTAGATGAAAATAAAGTGCCAGAGAAACTGCATTGGTCTGCACCAGATGGAGGTGTAAACAATGAAGAATCTAAGGCAGTATTACTCTCTGTGTGGGACCATAAAGCCAAAGAAGCCTTGCGTATTGACCTATGGACAAAAGATATGCCCCTAGACGAGATGCAGGTGTTTTTTCACCAGACTTTAGTGGCGATGACAGATACGTTTAAACGCGCTACAGGTGATGATAAAATGGCAGACACCATGAAAGATTTTACCGACTATTTTGCTGAAAAATTAGAGCTTAAGAAATAA
- a CDS encoding polyprenyl synthetase family protein has translation MKIVAQIKDPIVREMEYFEQKFSNAMSSKVALLNRITHYVVNRKGKQMRPMFIFLIAKMCNEGEMNERTYRGASVIELIHTATLVHDDVVDDSNRRRGFFSLNALWKNKIAVLVGDFLLSKGLLLCIDNDDFDLLKIISVAVREMSEGELLQIEKARKLDITEAVYFEIIRQKTATLIAACCAMGAKSVHASEDDVENLRTFGELIGLAFQIKDDLFDYGDEQIGKPTGIDIKEQKMTLPLIYTLNNCSETKKKWLINSVKNHNKDRKRVREVIAFVKESGGLAYATTKMKEYQQQALQLLDKYPASPYKDSLELMVNYVIDRKK, from the coding sequence AAAGGATCCTATTGTCCGTGAAATGGAGTATTTCGAGCAGAAATTCTCTAATGCTATGTCTTCTAAAGTTGCGCTCTTAAATAGAATTACACACTATGTAGTAAATAGAAAGGGAAAGCAAATGCGCCCTATGTTTATTTTTCTAATTGCTAAGATGTGTAATGAGGGTGAAATGAACGAACGCACCTATAGAGGCGCGTCGGTGATTGAACTTATTCATACCGCTACCTTAGTACATGACGATGTGGTAGACGACAGTAATAGAAGGCGTGGTTTTTTCTCTTTGAATGCATTGTGGAAAAACAAAATCGCTGTACTAGTGGGCGACTTTTTACTTTCTAAAGGTTTATTGCTTTGTATAGATAACGACGATTTCGACTTATTAAAGATTATTTCTGTTGCTGTAAGAGAAATGAGCGAAGGAGAATTGCTGCAAATAGAGAAAGCTAGAAAACTTGACATTACAGAAGCCGTATATTTTGAAATTATTCGTCAAAAAACGGCGACACTTATTGCCGCTTGTTGTGCTATGGGAGCAAAATCTGTACATGCTTCTGAAGATGATGTAGAAAATCTACGAACCTTTGGCGAACTTATAGGACTAGCATTTCAGATAAAAGACGATTTGTTTGACTACGGCGACGAACAAATAGGAAAACCTACAGGTATAGATATTAAGGAGCAAAAAATGACGCTTCCTTTAATTTACACTTTAAATAACTGTAGTGAAACCAAGAAAAAATGGTTAATTAATTCAGTAAAAAACCATAATAAAGACAGAAAGCGCGTTCGGGAAGTCATTGCTTTTGTAAAAGAATCTGGTGGTTTGGCCTATGCAACTACCAAAATGAAGGAGTACCAACAGCAAGCCCTTCAGCTTTTAGATAAGTACCCCGCTTCTCCGTACAAAGATTCTCTAGAATTAATGGTGAACTACGTAATTGACAGAAAAAAATAG
- a CDS encoding FtsL-like putative cell division protein yields the protein MKKNFYNIIKGKFLVSDDAPKNWRFIIFLSFLALIMIGSSHTADKKVHHIAQLSNDVKELKSEYLDVRKKVTQTKMESKITAALASRGLQPSETPPKKISITKQQ from the coding sequence ATGAAAAAAAACTTCTACAACATAATAAAAGGAAAGTTTCTAGTAAGTGACGACGCTCCTAAAAATTGGCGCTTTATCATCTTCCTGAGTTTCTTGGCGCTTATTATGATTGGTAGCAGCCATACGGCCGATAAAAAAGTGCATCATATAGCGCAATTAAGCAATGATGTGAAAGAACTAAAAAGTGAATATCTGGATGTGCGAAAGAAAGTAACGCAAACCAAGATGGAAAGTAAAATTACAGCAGCGTTGGCGTCGCGTGGGCTACAACCAAGCGAAACGCCTCCCAAGAAAATAAGTATAACAAAACAACAGTAG
- a CDS encoding response regulator has product MKKIFIADHHPVTRKGIACMLKKNDNFSIIGKASTGEELYTGLQKEAPDILIMEIDMPNINGINALRSIKTEFPNVRVLIFSTHPEEIYALRSIKSGAAGYVPKTAGTKVFLGALKKIAKGGIFLNEELTSTFTSRNVGESSAISRYKKLSSREIEVLNLLSSGKRNKDIANALDINEKTVSTYKTRLLKKLKVDNLADLIHQSRMFQLG; this is encoded by the coding sequence ATGAAGAAAATTTTTATAGCAGATCACCACCCAGTGACTCGAAAGGGAATTGCCTGTATGTTAAAGAAAAATGACAATTTTTCGATTATAGGGAAAGCGAGTACCGGGGAGGAACTTTATACAGGACTTCAAAAGGAAGCACCAGATATTCTAATCATGGAAATTGACATGCCAAATATTAATGGCATCAACGCCTTAAGAAGTATTAAAACAGAATTCCCCAATGTGCGAGTGCTAATTTTCTCTACCCACCCGGAAGAAATTTACGCATTGCGATCTATTAAGTCTGGTGCAGCAGGGTATGTGCCTAAAACAGCGGGTACCAAAGTTTTCTTAGGAGCTTTGAAAAAAATTGCCAAGGGCGGCATTTTCTTAAATGAAGAGCTAACAAGCACATTTACTAGTCGTAACGTTGGCGAAAGCAGTGCTATTAGCCGATACAAAAAATTATCATCTCGAGAGATTGAAGTTTTAAACTTACTATCAAGTGGAAAGCGTAACAAAGACATTGCGAACGCACTAGATATCAACGAAAAGACGGTAAGCACGTATAAAACAAGATTATTGAAAAAACTGAAAGTAGACAACCTAGCAGATCTTATACATCAGTCTAGAATGTTTCAATTAGGGTAG
- a CDS encoding RNA polymerase sigma factor: MKLISLHKNYDKLIARTKKGNRKAQHELYQLFAPKMMSVCRQYVKSNDLAEEVMLSGFLKVFTHIASYEGSGSFEGWIRRIMVNQAISELRKQKKLFFQDESVIENSIGHATEFPTTLEVADIQKLIDALPDGYKAVFVLYAVEGYKHSEIAELLQVSEGTSKSQLSKARKMLQQLINKQNHTSYGTQ; encoded by the coding sequence GTGAAACTTATTTCATTACATAAAAACTACGATAAGCTCATTGCGAGAACCAAGAAAGGGAATCGCAAAGCGCAGCATGAGCTTTACCAGCTTTTTGCGCCAAAGATGATGAGCGTTTGTAGACAATATGTAAAAAGTAATGATCTAGCAGAAGAGGTGATGCTTAGCGGATTCTTAAAAGTTTTTACACATATAGCGTCGTACGAAGGTTCTGGAAGTTTTGAAGGATGGATACGTCGCATTATGGTGAACCAGGCAATAAGTGAACTTCGGAAACAGAAGAAATTGTTTTTTCAAGACGAATCTGTTATCGAAAACTCAATTGGCCATGCAACCGAGTTTCCAACAACGCTTGAAGTAGCAGATATTCAGAAGTTGATTGATGCGCTACCAGACGGGTACAAAGCGGTTTTCGTGCTCTATGCAGTAGAAGGATATAAGCACAGTGAGATTGCAGAATTATTGCAAGTTTCTGAAGGAACGTCAAAGTCGCAACTGTCTAAGGCACGTAAAATGCTTCAACAATTAATAAACAAACAAAATCATACCAGTTATGGAACCCAATAA
- the mraZ gene encoding division/cell wall cluster transcriptional repressor MraZ: MVNLIGTYECKADVKGRVMVPAALKKQLAPVASSGFIIKRAVFQNCLELYPMDEWNALMAKMNSLNRFNRKNVDFIRRFTAGVKQVELDATGRLNIPKDLADFAGITKEITISSAINIVEIWDKAKYEQAIDDAASDFADLAEEVMGDADATNELS; this comes from the coding sequence ATGGTCAATTTAATAGGAACATATGAATGTAAGGCTGACGTCAAGGGGCGTGTCATGGTTCCGGCTGCTTTAAAAAAGCAGCTGGCTCCTGTTGCGTCTTCTGGCTTTATCATAAAACGTGCTGTGTTTCAGAATTGCCTGGAATTGTATCCAATGGACGAATGGAATGCCTTAATGGCTAAAATGAATTCTCTTAACAGGTTTAATAGAAAAAATGTAGACTTCATTAGAAGATTTACAGCAGGAGTAAAACAGGTAGAGCTTGATGCTACGGGCAGATTAAACATACCAAAAGACCTTGCAGACTTTGCAGGTATTACCAAAGAAATTACTATTTCCTCTGCAATCAACATTGTGGAAATATGGGATAAAGCGAAATACGAACAAGCCATTGACGATGCTGCCAGCGATTTTGCAGACTTGGCAGAAGAAGTGATGGGAGATGCCGATGCTACTAATGAATTATCATAA
- the rsmH gene encoding 16S rRNA (cytosine(1402)-N(4))-methyltransferase RsmH — translation MNYHNPVLLTETVDGLNIRPDGVYVDVTFGGGGHSKEILSRLNENGKLIAFDQDTDALENAIDDPRFLLINENFRFLKRFLRFHGYKEVDGILGDFGVSSHQFDVAERGFSTRFEADLDMRMNQDSAFSAYDVVNSYEESQLRSVLFQYGELRAAAGMARVLVEARKENPIKSSAQLKKALGRFLPKHRENKILAQIYQAIRIEVNQELDALKEFLQQSVEVLVPKGRLSVISYHSLEDRLVKRFMRNGLFEGEPERDVFGRVEVPLKPIGKFSIPSDEEIKENNRARSAKLRIAEKL, via the coding sequence ATGAATTATCATAATCCGGTCCTCCTGACCGAAACTGTAGATGGACTTAACATCCGCCCCGATGGGGTTTACGTGGACGTCACTTTTGGCGGCGGCGGACATTCTAAAGAAATTCTCAGCAGATTAAACGAAAACGGTAAACTTATCGCTTTCGACCAAGATACAGATGCGCTTGAGAATGCTATCGACGACCCGAGGTTTTTGTTGATTAATGAAAATTTCAGATTTCTCAAGCGCTTTTTACGCTTTCATGGGTATAAAGAAGTAGATGGAATTCTAGGCGACTTTGGTGTGTCTTCGCATCAGTTTGATGTTGCTGAACGGGGTTTTTCAACACGATTTGAAGCCGATTTAGACATGCGTATGAACCAAGATAGTGCCTTTTCGGCTTATGATGTGGTGAATTCATACGAAGAAAGTCAGTTGCGTAGCGTGTTATTTCAATATGGAGAATTACGCGCGGCAGCAGGAATGGCAAGAGTTTTAGTGGAGGCTAGAAAAGAAAATCCTATTAAATCGAGTGCGCAATTAAAGAAGGCCTTGGGTAGATTCCTTCCAAAGCATAGAGAGAATAAAATATTAGCTCAAATATATCAAGCGATTCGAATTGAAGTGAATCAGGAGTTAGATGCGCTAAAAGAATTTTTACAACAAAGCGTTGAGGTTTTGGTCCCAAAAGGACGCCTTAGTGTAATTAGTTATCACAGTTTAGAAGATCGACTTGTTAAACGATTTATGAGAAATGGTCTTTTTGAAGGTGAACCAGAACGCGATGTCTTCGGAAGAGTAGAGGTGCCGTTAAAACCCATTGGAAAATTTAGTATTCCTTCAGACGAAGAAATTAAAGAAAATAACAGAGCAAGAAGTGCAAAACTGCGAATTGCTGAAAAACTATAA
- the yihA gene encoding ribosome biogenesis GTP-binding protein YihA/YsxC has translation MKIKSAEFVMSNSEVAKCPKNRLPEYAFIGRSNVGKSSLINMLVQRKSLAKTSGRPGKTQLINHFIINKNWYLVDLPGYGYARVSKKAKKTFQKFITNYFEKRKQLVLAFVLVDCRHEPQPIDLDFMQYLGEHQIAFSIVFTKADKLKPAALSRNIEAYTQRMLQDWEEMPHYFITSSSNTEGREDLLDYINRINDEIGEQVQQTDF, from the coding sequence TTGAAAATTAAGTCAGCTGAATTTGTAATGAGCAATAGCGAAGTGGCCAAGTGCCCTAAAAATCGCTTGCCAGAATATGCCTTCATTGGCCGCAGCAATGTTGGTAAATCGTCGCTCATTAACATGCTAGTACAACGCAAAAGTTTAGCAAAAACTTCTGGAAGACCAGGAAAAACACAGCTCATCAATCACTTTATCATTAACAAAAATTGGTACTTAGTAGATTTACCTGGCTATGGATATGCGCGCGTTTCAAAAAAGGCTAAGAAGACTTTTCAGAAATTTATCACTAATTATTTTGAAAAGCGTAAGCAACTTGTACTTGCCTTTGTATTGGTAGATTGTAGACATGAACCACAACCTATCGATTTAGATTTTATGCAGTATCTAGGAGAACATCAAATTGCTTTTTCTATCGTCTTTACTAAAGCCGATAAACTAAAGCCAGCCGCTTTGTCTCGCAACATTGAGGCCTACACACAAAGAATGCTACAAGACTGGGAAGAAATGCCGCATTACTTTATCACTTCGTCTAGCAACACAGAAGGGCGTGAAGATTTGTTAGACTATATCAACCGAATTAATGATGAAATAGGCGAGCAAGTACAGCAAACCGATTTTTAA
- the gldB gene encoding gliding motility lipoprotein GldB gives MKYLVILCATFLLFACNSDSALEKEISAIPMEAKIVRFDKEFANATPESLGALKAKYPVFFPRQIHDSIWLGNMSDTLQMQLNDAVAKQFPSEETIEDQLLPLFQHIKYYFPEFKAPTTVTVTSDVDYQNKAIVTDTLLVLALDTYLGADHEFYQNIKQYLVKNLKPSQIGPDVAEAYARQLISAPSKRDLLSQMVYFGKELYLKDIWLPSVTDAEIIGYTEEEMKWANDNEEDMWRYFIEKELLYSTDPKMAPRFIFNAPFSKFYLEIDNESPGMVGRYIGWQIVKAYMEKNNTTVPQLLIKSADEIFKYSKYKPQKN, from the coding sequence ATGAAATATTTGGTGATACTTTGTGCTACGTTTTTGTTATTTGCATGTAATTCAGACAGTGCTTTAGAGAAGGAAATTTCAGCAATACCTATGGAAGCGAAAATTGTTCGTTTCGATAAAGAATTTGCGAATGCTACCCCAGAGTCTCTTGGAGCACTTAAAGCGAAATACCCTGTGTTTTTTCCGAGACAAATTCACGACAGTATTTGGTTAGGGAATATGAGTGATACATTACAGATGCAATTAAATGACGCTGTGGCAAAGCAGTTTCCTTCCGAAGAAACTATAGAAGATCAGCTGCTTCCGTTATTTCAGCACATAAAATATTACTTCCCCGAATTTAAAGCCCCAACCACAGTTACCGTTACTAGCGATGTAGATTACCAGAATAAAGCCATCGTTACAGATACTTTGTTGGTGCTTGCGCTTGATACCTATTTGGGAGCCGATCATGAATTTTATCAAAATATTAAGCAATATTTGGTTAAAAACCTCAAACCTTCTCAGATTGGTCCAGATGTGGCAGAAGCTTATGCTAGACAACTTATTTCTGCCCCGAGTAAGCGCGATTTACTTTCTCAAATGGTGTACTTCGGAAAGGAGCTGTACTTGAAAGATATTTGGCTGCCTTCGGTTACCGATGCCGAAATAATTGGTTACACTGAAGAAGAAATGAAATGGGCAAACGACAATGAAGAAGATATGTGGCGTTATTTTATTGAAAAAGAATTACTGTACAGTACCGACCCGAAAATGGCGCCAAGATTTATTTTTAACGCCCCTTTTTCGAAGTTTTACCTCGAAATAGATAACGAATCACCTGGCATGGTTGGGAGATATATAGGTTGGCAAATTGTGAAAGCTTATATGGAAAAAAACAATACTACCGTACCGCAGCTACTCATTAAAAGTGCCGACGAAATTTTTAAATATTCTAAATACAAACCACAGAAGAACTAA
- the nadE gene encoding NAD(+) synthase: MQTEKVIDHIVNWLKEYAANAKMDGFVLGISGGIDSALTSSLCAKTGLRTLCVELPIHQHPNQVTRAQEHIAQLKQRFANVTDVQVDLTPVFEEFKNQIPPTQDDSFLDLSLANTRARLRMTTLYFFAGLHRYLVAGTGNKVEDFGVGFFTKYGDGGVDLSPIADLLKSEVYELARALDVPESILNAAPTDGLFGDSRTDEDQIGASYDELEWAMKMQDEGKVATDFEGRKRQVFEIYYRLNRANQHKMKPIPVCTIPPSLKK; encoded by the coding sequence ATGCAGACCGAAAAAGTAATAGACCACATTGTTAATTGGTTAAAAGAATATGCCGCAAACGCAAAGATGGATGGATTTGTTTTGGGAATTAGCGGTGGTATAGACAGTGCATTAACCTCTTCGCTCTGTGCAAAAACCGGACTTAGAACCTTATGTGTAGAATTGCCTATTCACCAACATCCAAATCAGGTAACTAGGGCGCAAGAACATATTGCACAGTTAAAACAACGTTTTGCCAATGTTACTGATGTGCAAGTAGATTTAACACCTGTTTTTGAGGAGTTTAAAAACCAAATACCACCTACACAAGACGATAGCTTTCTGGACCTAAGTCTTGCGAACACGCGCGCGCGATTGCGTATGACCACCTTGTATTTTTTTGCAGGATTGCATCGCTATCTAGTTGCAGGTACTGGAAATAAAGTAGAAGATTTTGGTGTTGGCTTTTTTACAAAATATGGAGACGGCGGGGTCGACTTAAGTCCGATAGCAGATTTGTTAAAAAGTGAAGTCTATGAATTAGCACGAGCGCTTGATGTTCCAGAATCTATTTTAAATGCAGCTCCAACAGACGGACTTTTTGGTGATAGCAGAACCGACGAAGATCAAATAGGTGCTAGTTACGACGAGCTTGAATGGGCCATGAAAATGCAAGACGAAGGGAAAGTCGCTACCGACTTTGAAGGCAGAAAACGACAGGTTTTTGAAATCTATTATCGCCTTAATCGCGCTAATCAGCACAAAATGAAGCCAATTCCGGTGTGTACAATTCCGCCAAGTTTAAAAAAGTAG